The genomic stretch TACATTATTATAATCCCCGTCAATCCCTTTGATATAAGAAGCGAATTTTCCCTGAATTCCGTAAGCCCCGGCCTTGTCCATGGGTTCCTCTGAAAAGGCGTACGCATGGATCTCCTCCTCTGTCATGGGATACACATGCACATCTGTTTTCTCTGCAAATGTCTTTCGTAT from Anaerotignum faecicola encodes the following:
- a CDS encoding Maf family protein is translated as IRKTFAEKTDVHVYPMTEEEIHAYAFSEEPMDKAGAYGIQGKFASYIKGIDGDYNNVVGLPVGRVYQEMKGLCSSLNA